GTTCTACGGTTAATATGTGCTTGTCCCAATTTTCTGTTCCTTCATTGACCTTTTCCGAGCCAATTCCTCTTATAGTTCACTACTAACTAATTTACTGCAACTAGTGCTGTTTTGACTGTCTTGCTTTTCCCACTGCTTGCTGTTGCATGCAATTGGCTTCTATCGGCTAGCGGATTTCATTTTAAGGTTTGTGTACAAGGAAACTCTTTGCCATTTAATCATGCAGTTCCACTAATCTCACTTGCAAATGTGCTGTTGAATGGCTGTCTGTTGTGTGTGCACTTGTGGTCTTGTTTTGATCAACACACGTAACTTTCTTCTTATGTGCACAAACCGCTTCATGGACATAGTCCTTAGTTTGATTTTATTTCCTGGGCCTAACTCGACTACTGAATGCCCAGGTAACTTTTACAGAATACGCAGTGCTTTTGATCTTGGTGCCCGGAAGCTTGGAAAGATCCTTCAAGTTCCTGCCAGTTCTATTGTGGATGAAGTCAATCAGTTCTTCAGGAGCACACTGAAGAGAAACCTCGGCAGGGTACGCCCAGATGTGCAAGGCACTGCAGTGAACTTGAACATTGAAAGAGACAACAAGGGCTATCCACCTTTACACAGTAATCCATGTGAGGATCTATCTTATCAGCTCAGTAGTATCAACATTTCAGATAATCATGGGTCTTTGAAGCAGGAGGAACATAGCTCTAGCGGTGAGCACCAGGAAATGAAATCTGCTTCACATCTTGTAACTAGTTCTTTAGTTAGTGTGAGCAATGGGATGTCAACGAAGGTGCACAAAGAGGTGGATGGTGATCGGTGTGCCACCATTGacaatttatcagatctcacaGGGGACTACAGAACAAATTTTAACAATCTCCTCTATTCACAGAGTTGCCATCAAGACTATCCAGTTCATCCAATTTACTATCCAATGCTTGCCCCACCACCTGTACAATATCAGAACAAACACTCACTGAATGGTCATAACAGAAAAAATGCTTATGGATATCCCAGTGCAAACAGAATGGCCCCTGGTCCTTATTCACCTGGCTACTTCTTCTTAAAGCCGTTTTATCGCACTGAGGATCCTATGCAACCTCATGGAGCAGTCACCTACTTCCCCGACCCAGTATGTTCCCTTTTTTTGTCCATTATTCTGCTTGTACAACTTGAAAATGCATTTCGAGTAAACTGAATTTTGTATTAATCTAAGTGCTTTTTTATTCCATGTATCATGCATGTAAATGCTTGCAAGAATAATCTACTAATGCTCCTGTGCTTGAATTAAAGTGATACTGGAGCTGCCATATCTCTTGTAAATACATATTCATGAACATATCCCTGTTAGTTTTATGTTTCTGTTACAGAACAGTTTTACTTTCTCAAGGCTAGGCACTGTATTTGTGCCGTTTGTGCCGCTCTATCTTGTTTTTTATCTGAGTTGTCTGGCTTGATGGATATTGTAGAATTTGTGCATGGAGGCACCACCCACTGGACGAGGGGAAAGAAAGAATTATTTCCCTCGAAATAATTATCAAAAGCATCATCGTTATGGTAGGGTGGACATGCCTGCAGATATGACACGTTCTGAGGAATTGAGGCAACAGCCACCATTGCCGATTTATGTTCCTGTTGCAAATGATAAAGGAATTCCCTCTCCGTTGAAGATACCAACTCCATCACCCCATTCTATACAGGATAATATTCATGGAAGGGGCTTTATTCATCCACATGACAGTAAACTTGAGTTTGGGACCTTGGGGGCATTGCACATGGAAGTTAGGAGTGCTTCCCAAAATCAAGCTAACAGACCATATTCTGCTTCTGACACTAAACCTTCTTCAACCCCGAGATCGAACTCTCCTGGACAAAATCCTGGAACGGGTTATAGATCTAATGTAATGAGGTTAGTAAGATGCATCCTTTTAGTAATTAAAAGCAATAACGTCAACTGTTTCATAGAGGGACGTGTAGCTAATCCCTATTTCTTTACTATTTTACAGCAATGACTATTGAGGCACACCACAATTATTAGTTTCTTAAACAGAAATTAAGGTCAGTGTTAGGTTTTAGCTTCAGCAAAAAATATTGATACGGCCACGTGAAACCCACACTAGAACACTAATTTGTAATATGGAAATCGTCCATTTTGTTAGTGTAACCTTGAATCACATCTGTTCAGCTTGAAAATGCATTCCTTTTCTCTGGTTTTACCACATTCACTGTGACTTCACTCATTTATTATGTGTGTTTTCAACATTTACAGTTCTTAATAATCCTACACTACACAATTTGCAGGAATACTAAGCCATATCATCTCAAGGACAATGGTGATTTCCCACCACTATCCAGTTGACGCGATATATGGCTTACCGCATAGCAGAGCTGTTGTTTTTTCTGATCCAACCGGAAAATACTGATGTGTGGCGCACACTCAGTGCAGCCATAGCAGAGGGTTTCTCTTCTAGTCAAGCATCATCATGTACATCCTAACTTGGTTCTCCAGTCGTCAGATTCACCTTATGCGGCGGCGACAAATGCAAGCTTGCCCTGCAGTAACTGAAGTTTCAGCCCCTACCCCTCCTGGAAAACAGGACATTTTGTGCCATGTAGAACTGTAGATACTTGGGGGCAAAAATTTATATTTCCTTTCGCTTTCTTAAAGTTTTGGCGTTCCCCTTGAGTGGGGAACAGGATGCAAAGATGGatagaaaaaggagagaaaaagagatagTTTAGACATTCCGTTTTTACCTTGTGAGCATTCGAGGATTGCCCGGGAGCTCGCTCTTGTAGTGTTAATCTGTCTGGGTCTTGACTTGCAACTGAAAGACCCCTTGCCCGAAGTAACATTAGCTGCCTAGAAATGATAGGCGTTGCATATGTGAGATTTTGGAGTTGCAGTTAATACATGGAAAGAAATTTTGCTCGTGTTGTGCCTTGCCTTATCATTGTTGTTAATTATTTTATATTTGTAACATCATTATGCTCTACTGTTAGCTCTGTTTCATGTTGGGAAAGGTGGTATGATGTTGAGTATGATTTGCTTGTGATTTTGCGTAGAAACGAGCGCGTAGGGCAGAAACGTGTGGTGATATCATGTCGCTTTCAAGCGTAAAGTCAAAATGCAACTAGAAGAATCCGAGTCATGTAGTCTAGTGACATGTTTGGATAGGATGCAACGATATGTTCAATCGTGTAGTCGGTCAAAAATAAAACGACTATCTCTCTCAATAATGTTATTTTTAAGATGTATTTCCATGCGGAAGACAATTATTTTTGCAGAATGATGCAATCATACCTTGAATTCTGGCTGTTTTGAACTCCCAATTATGCCCCTTTTTATATGCTCTTTTGGTGGGTGAAGTACGTACATGTAGAATAAAGTTTGGTAGCTCAATTATTGGAGTCTATCCTTTCAAAGTTTTTTCTCTCTCTAGGGCTCAGTTTGGTTGACGCAATTTGGTGGGTGAAGTCCCAATCTGGGTTTGGTATCCTCTGTAAGAAACTTGGCTCCTCTTCATGTAACCTTTTCGATTGCTCGAATGGTCAAAAACCAAGCACCAGTTAAAAGATAGAAGTTGCATCAGGATCAGTGTCGAGTCCTCTCCCAAATGCGCCAAAAAGTTGCATAAGGAAAAGAAACCAATGTCAAACGTCAAAGAGATGTTTGTATTTTGCACCCGCTCTGCTAATTAAGTACTCCTACTTGCCTGTCACAGTTAATCCATATTCAACAGTTGCGTGGTATTCACGAGCCAAATTTAGCGCATGTCTTAGAGAATAATAGCTTATCCTGATTATAGATTGTGTACAACTTAAAACGTAGTCGGAAGGTGATCATTCAGTTAAGTAGGTCGCTGTCGTAGGAGAAGTGGGTTTCCAGGCCCAGGTTTGGGATGTTGTGCAAGAAAATGACTCTTTAGACTCCTGAAATAATGAGAGGGGAAAACCAAATGGTCTAGTATTGGTCTGACAAACAGCTTATATTGGTCTAACGAATAATTCCGCAAACTCGAAGACCCTACCAGCGCAATCAAGTGGAGCTAAAAGCTAAGTTTGGTCCCAGTCAAATCATAAATAATAGAGTTTTCCTTTGTTAAGATGCCACACAAGAAGTTTACATGGCGTGCTAATTCTCTTCATCCAAAAATGGAACCAAAAAGGGAATATGCTAAACTTTCATACATATATAATT
This window of the Triticum aestivum cultivar Chinese Spring chromosome 5D, IWGSC CS RefSeq v2.1, whole genome shotgun sequence genome carries:
- the LOC123120371 gene encoding uncharacterized protein isoform X1 gives rise to the protein MVDIDECSVALVPELEHALANPDPSSIPPDAWAPFEAAALGVMCRIQPTVASEGRRAAVVDYIQRLVKCSVGCSVFPFGSVPLKTYLPDGDIDLAAFGYTCSDESLANEVRAILESEERREDAEFEIKDVQYINAEVKLVKCFVQNIVVDISFNQIGGLYTLCFLEQVDQRFEKTHLFKRSIVLIKAWCYYESRILGAHHGLISTYALETLVLYIFHLFHESLDGPLAVLYRFLDYYSKFDWDNRGISLHGPISLSSLPELVTDSSGIHDDCFLEREKFLRECAQMFTAPPRNNERNTRPFPRKFLNIVDPLKQSNNLGRSVSKGNFYRIRSAFDLGARKLGKILQVPASSIVDEVNQFFRSTLKRNLGRVRPDVQGTAVNLNIERDNKGYPPLHSNPCEDLSYQLSSINISDNHGSLKQEEHSSSGEHQEMKSASHLVTSSLVSVSNGMSTKVHKEVDGDRCATIDNLSDLTGDYRTNFNNLLYSQSCHQDYPVHPIYYPMLAPPPVQYQNKHSLNGHNRKNAYGYPSANRMAPGPYSPGYFFLKPFYRTEDPMQPHGAVTYFPDPNLCMEAPPTGRGERKNYFPRNNYQKHHRYGRVDMPADMTRSEELRQQPPLPIYVPVANDKGIPSPLKIPTPSPHSIQDNIHGRGFIHPHDSKLEFGTLGALHMEVRSASQNQANRPYSASDTKPSSTPRSNSPGQNPGTGYRSNVMRNTKPYHLKDNGDFPPLSS
- the LOC123120371 gene encoding uncharacterized protein isoform X2 — encoded protein: MVDIDECSVALVPELEHALANPDPSSIPPDAWAPFEAAALGVMCRIQPTVASEGRRAAVVDYIQRLVKCSVGCSVFPFGSVPLKTYLPDGDIDLAAFGYTCSDESLANEVRAILESEERREDAEFEIKDVQYINAEVKLVKCFVQNIVVDISFNQIGGLYTLCFLEQVDQRFEKTHLFKRSIVLIKAWCYYESRILGAHHGLISTYALETLVLYIFHLFHESLDGPLAVLYRFLDYYSKFDWDNRGISLHGPISLSSLPELVTDSSGIHDDCFLEREKFLRECAQMFTAPPRNNERNTRPFPRKFLNIVDPLKQSNNLGRSVSKGNFYRIRSAFDLGARKLGKILQVPASSIVDEVNQFFRSTLKRNLGRVRPDVQGTAVNLNIERDNKGYPPLHSNPCEDLSYQLSSINISDNHGSLKQEEHSSSGEHQEMKSASHLVTSSLVSVSNGMSTKVHKEVDGDRCATIDNLSDLTGDYRTNFNNLLYSQSCHQDYPVHPIYYPMLAPPPVQYQNKHSLNGHNRKNAYGYPSANRMAPGPYSPGYFFLKPFYRTEDPMQPHGAVTYFPDPNLCMEAPPTGRGERKNYFPRNNYQKHHRYGRVDMPADMTRSEELRQQPPLPIYVPVANDKGIPSPLKIPTPSPHSIQDNIHGRGFIHPHDSKLEFGTLGALHMEVRSASQNQANRPYSASDTKPSSTPRSNSPGQNPGTGYRSNVMSNDY